The proteins below come from a single Streptomyces sp. SCSIO 75703 genomic window:
- a CDS encoding M56 family metallopeptidase, with protein MGVFVFLPLVLPLTAWPIARLAEQHLHPRTATRLLTGVAAVMALCSTVSLALVMVVGTAQLPGNPLPDGWSDPQVREAVPYDEVAGKAAIPALCGVLVAWVRELWRHGRVRRGAQRALAGLPDTSVAVLPDRVPYAYALPGGRRDRVVVTTALLEKLESAERRALFAHERAHLTGRHHRFLLAVRLAALANPFLRPLRTAVAYTAERWADEEAAREVGSRRVVARAIGKAALVSPGTPVPTLAGLAAPGPVPRRVAALLGPAPAARAWPSVFRSVFTSVGLAAWAAAAGTAVSAMSSANSAVTMFFVLQAAAPL; from the coding sequence ATGGGGGTCTTCGTCTTCCTGCCGCTGGTCCTGCCGCTGACCGCGTGGCCCATCGCCCGGCTGGCCGAGCAGCACCTGCACCCGCGCACCGCGACCCGGCTGCTGACCGGCGTCGCCGCCGTGATGGCGCTGTGCAGCACCGTCTCCCTCGCGCTGGTGATGGTGGTCGGCACCGCCCAGCTCCCGGGCAACCCGCTGCCCGACGGCTGGTCCGACCCGCAGGTGCGCGAGGCGGTGCCCTACGACGAGGTGGCGGGCAAGGCGGCGATACCCGCGCTCTGCGGGGTGCTGGTGGCGTGGGTCCGGGAGCTGTGGCGGCACGGGCGGGTACGGCGCGGGGCGCAGCGCGCGCTGGCCGGGCTCCCGGACACCTCCGTGGCCGTGCTGCCGGACCGGGTGCCGTACGCGTACGCGCTGCCCGGCGGGCGGCGGGACCGGGTGGTGGTGACCACCGCCCTGCTGGAGAAGCTGGAGTCCGCCGAGCGGCGGGCGCTCTTCGCGCACGAGCGGGCCCACCTCACCGGCCGGCACCACCGGTTCCTGCTGGCCGTGCGGCTCGCGGCGCTGGCCAACCCGTTCCTGCGCCCGCTGCGCACGGCGGTGGCGTACACGGCGGAGCGGTGGGCCGACGAGGAGGCGGCACGGGAGGTGGGCAGCCGCCGGGTGGTGGCCCGCGCGATCGGCAAGGCGGCGCTGGTCTCGCCGGGGACCCCGGTGCCGACGCTGGCCGGGCTGGCCGCCCCGGGCCCGGTGCCGCGCCGGGTGGCGGCGCTGCTCGGCCCGGCACCGGCGGCCCGCGCCTGGCCGTCGGTGTTCCGGTCGGTGTTCACGTCGGTGGGGCTGGCGGCGTGGGCCGCGGCGGCGGGGACCGCGGTGTCGGCGATGTCGTCGGCGAACTCGGCGGTGACGATGTTCTTCGTCCTCCAGGCGGCGGCGCCGCTGTGA
- a CDS encoding BlaI/MecI/CopY family transcriptional regulator, giving the protein MTDHPRPRRRGQGELEALVLAALREAQAPETAGGVQERLGGDLAYTTVITILTRLLDKGAVSRERTGRSFTWTAAADQAGLAARKMRKVLDAESDREAVLASFVTGLGPADERLLRELLGQAHGPGDD; this is encoded by the coding sequence GTGACGGATCACCCGCGTCCGCGGCGGCGCGGCCAGGGCGAGCTGGAGGCACTGGTACTGGCGGCGCTGCGCGAGGCGCAGGCACCGGAGACGGCCGGCGGCGTGCAGGAGCGCCTCGGCGGCGACCTGGCGTACACCACGGTGATCACGATCCTGACGCGGCTGCTGGACAAGGGCGCGGTCAGCCGGGAGCGTACGGGCCGGTCGTTCACGTGGACGGCCGCGGCGGACCAGGCGGGCCTGGCGGCACGGAAGATGCGCAAGGTCCTGGACGCCGAGAGCGACCGGGAGGCGGTGCTGGCCAGCTTCGTCACCGGCCTGGGCCCGGCCGACGAGCGGCTGCTGCGGGAACTGCTCGGGCAGGCACACGGCCCGGGGGACGACTGA
- a CDS encoding GlsB/YeaQ/YmgE family stress response membrane protein, protein MGVIAWLVLGLLAGGIAKLLLPGRDPGGCVGTTFIGIAGAFLGGWLSAQFLGRPVQREFFDAATWGSAIVGALVLLIGYRLLFGNSRD, encoded by the coding sequence ATGGGTGTCATCGCCTGGCTGGTACTGGGACTGCTCGCCGGGGGGATCGCCAAGCTGCTCCTGCCCGGACGGGACCCCGGCGGCTGCGTCGGGACCACGTTCATCGGGATCGCGGGCGCCTTCCTGGGCGGCTGGCTGTCGGCGCAGTTCCTGGGGCGGCCGGTGCAGCGGGAGTTCTTCGACGCGGCGACGTGGGGTTCGGCGATCGTCGGCGCCCTGGTGCTGCTGATCGGCTACCGCCTGCTGTTCGGCAACTCACGGGACTGA
- a CDS encoding RNA polymerase sigma factor: MKRSRDTEASELFGVLYPRLAGWCRRLVDDDETAHEIASEAFTRLWARWTSVEEPRGFLYVTAANLVRDHWRKLERERRAVRRVTVEAAVRPHTEPADPSVRLLVQSLPERLRVPILLHYYADMPIREVSALTGRKEGTVKADLHAARELLRVHLRRSLDHTL, translated from the coding sequence GTGAAACGGTCCCGTGACACGGAGGCGTCCGAGCTGTTCGGCGTCCTCTACCCACGCCTGGCCGGCTGGTGCCGCCGGCTGGTCGACGACGACGAGACGGCCCACGAGATCGCCTCGGAGGCGTTCACCCGGCTCTGGGCCCGCTGGACGTCCGTGGAGGAGCCCCGCGGCTTCCTCTACGTCACCGCCGCCAACCTGGTCCGCGACCACTGGCGCAAGCTGGAACGCGAGCGGCGCGCCGTCCGCCGGGTCACCGTGGAGGCGGCCGTGCGCCCGCACACCGAGCCGGCCGACCCGTCGGTGCGGCTCCTCGTGCAGTCCCTGCCCGAGCGGCTGCGCGTGCCGATCCTCCTCCACTACTACGCTGACATGCCGATCCGGGAGGTGTCCGCGCTGACCGGGCGCAAGGAAGGGACCGTCAAGGCCGACCTCCACGCGGCCCGCGAACTGCTCCGCGTCCACCTGAGGAGGAGCCTTGACCACACGCTGTGA
- a CDS encoding class F sortase: MTPFSGRALAALALAALLAGCAGSGAPAPHARTAAPPVTAAGPPARPLARSVPVGLSIPAIGVDTPVTRLGLNPDGTVEVPPLTARDPAGWYRHSPTPGQTGPSVLLGHVTVGRHGDGVFRRLDRLRPGDRVLARLENGTTAPFAVTEVRTVRRSRFPTDDVYGDVDRPELRLVTCGGPRSGDGYRDNVIVFAVLTAPDDDPAPPPASGAPDDDPGGR, translated from the coding sequence GTGACCCCGTTCTCCGGGCGGGCCCTCGCCGCCCTCGCCCTGGCCGCGCTGCTCGCCGGCTGCGCCGGTTCCGGCGCCCCCGCGCCCCACGCCCGTACGGCGGCGCCGCCGGTGACGGCCGCCGGGCCCCCGGCGCGGCCCCTCGCGCGGTCCGTGCCGGTCGGCCTGAGCATCCCGGCGATCGGCGTCGACACCCCCGTGACCCGGCTCGGGCTCAACCCGGACGGCACGGTGGAGGTCCCGCCGCTCACCGCGCGCGACCCGGCCGGCTGGTACCGGCACTCGCCGACCCCCGGCCAGACCGGGCCCTCGGTCCTGCTCGGCCACGTCACCGTCGGCCGCCACGGCGACGGCGTCTTCCGCCGGCTGGACCGGCTGCGCCCCGGCGACCGGGTCCTGGCCCGCCTGGAGAACGGCACCACCGCCCCCTTCGCCGTCACCGAGGTCCGTACGGTGCGCAGGTCGCGGTTCCCGACCGACGACGTCTACGGCGACGTCGACCGCCCCGAGCTGCGGCTGGTCACCTGCGGAGGCCCCCGTTCCGGCGACGGCTACCGTGACAACGTGATCGTCTTCGCCGTGCTCACGGCACCGGACGACGACCCCGCCCCGCCCCCCGCGTCCGGCGCGCCCGACGACGACCCCGGAGGGCGCTGA
- a CDS encoding cold-shock protein, with the protein MATGTVKWFNAEKGFGFIEQDGGGADVFAHYSNIATQGYRELQEGQRVNFDVTQGQKGPQAENITPA; encoded by the coding sequence ATGGCCACCGGTACCGTGAAGTGGTTCAACGCCGAAAAGGGCTTCGGTTTCATCGAGCAGGACGGCGGCGGCGCCGACGTCTTCGCCCACTACTCGAACATCGCCACCCAGGGCTACCGCGAGCTCCAGGAGGGCCAGCGGGTGAACTTCGACGTCACGCAGGGCCAGAAGGGCCCGCAGGCGGAGAACATCACCCCCGCGTAA
- a CDS encoding MerR family transcriptional regulator, with amino-acid sequence MPPESRLSAEGRPQAADRLDDDDYPAYTMGRAAELIGATPGFLRALGEARLISPMRSEGGHRRYSRRQLRRAARARELVDQGTPVEAACRIVGLEDELDAALRANEELRAAAGRNGDG; translated from the coding sequence ATGCCCCCGGAGAGCAGGCTGAGCGCCGAAGGTCGGCCGCAGGCCGCCGACCGGCTCGACGACGACGATTACCCGGCGTACACGATGGGCCGGGCCGCCGAACTGATCGGTGCCACGCCCGGATTCCTCCGTGCCCTCGGTGAGGCGCGCCTGATCAGCCCGATGCGGTCGGAGGGCGGTCACCGCCGTTATTCGCGCCGCCAGTTGCGCCGCGCCGCCCGAGCCCGGGAACTGGTCGACCAGGGCACGCCGGTCGAGGCCGCCTGCCGCATCGTCGGGCTGGAGGACGAGCTGGACGCGGCCCTGCGCGCCAACGAGGAACTGCGCGCGGCGGCCGGGCGGAACGGCGACGGATGA
- a CDS encoding hemolysin family protein encodes MTAVQLLIGALTLVTNAFFVGGEFALISVRRSQIEPRAKEGDKRARMTLWGLEHLSAMMATAQLGITVSSLVLGAVAEPAIAHLMEPVFAAVRMPQGLVHPVAFAIALILATYLHMLIGEMIPKNIALAAPAPTALLLGPPLVALTRALRPVVFGINAFANTLLKLMRVEPKDEVESVFTDHQLARMVVDASEAGLLSPADGERLRDALELGTRPVGEILVPVPRMRTAPHTITPAGLERLAAEAGYSRFPVTGPGGTVLGYLHVKDTLGLTERDRPFPRAALHRVTRVGIDTPLDDTLTALRAEDSHLAAVTGESGAVLGFVTMEDVLTELVGPAPATP; translated from the coding sequence ATGACCGCCGTGCAGCTCCTCATCGGCGCCCTGACGCTGGTGACCAACGCCTTCTTCGTGGGCGGCGAGTTCGCCCTGATATCCGTACGCCGCAGCCAGATCGAGCCGCGCGCCAAGGAGGGCGACAAGCGGGCCCGCATGACCCTGTGGGGCCTGGAACACCTCTCCGCGATGATGGCCACCGCCCAGCTCGGCATCACCGTCTCCTCGCTGGTGCTCGGCGCGGTCGCGGAACCGGCCATCGCCCACCTCATGGAGCCGGTCTTCGCCGCCGTGCGCATGCCGCAGGGGCTGGTGCACCCGGTCGCCTTCGCCATCGCCCTGATCCTGGCGACCTACCTGCACATGCTCATCGGCGAGATGATCCCGAAGAACATCGCGCTGGCCGCCCCCGCGCCCACCGCGCTGCTCCTCGGCCCGCCGCTGGTCGCCCTCACCCGGGCGCTGCGGCCGGTCGTCTTCGGCATCAACGCCTTCGCCAACACCCTGCTCAAGCTGATGCGGGTGGAGCCGAAGGACGAGGTCGAGTCGGTCTTCACCGACCACCAGCTCGCCCGCATGGTCGTCGACGCCAGCGAGGCCGGACTGCTCAGCCCGGCCGACGGGGAACGCCTGCGCGACGCGCTGGAACTGGGCACCCGCCCGGTCGGCGAGATCCTCGTCCCCGTCCCCCGGATGCGCACCGCCCCGCACACCATCACCCCGGCCGGCCTGGAACGCCTCGCCGCGGAGGCGGGCTACTCCCGTTTCCCGGTCACCGGCCCCGGCGGCACCGTCCTCGGCTACCTCCACGTCAAGGACACGCTGGGCCTGACCGAGCGCGACCGGCCCTTCCCGCGCGCCGCGCTGCACCGCGTCACCCGGGTCGGCATCGACACCCCCCTCGACGACACGCTCACCGCCCTGCGCGCCGAGGACAGCCACCTGGCCGCCGTCACCGGCGAGAGCGGCGCCGTCCTGGGCTTCGTCACCATGGAGGACGTCCTGACCGAACTGGTGGGCCCCGCCCCGGCGACCCCCTGA
- a CDS encoding hemolysin family protein — protein MTEVLLLLLALLLTLACAVFVAAEFSLTTVERGDLERAAESGERGAEGALRAVRGLTLQLSGAQLGITVTSLVIGMLAEPSLAVLLRGPLTALGLDGAAPTVATVLGVAVSTVVLMVVGELVPKNWAISRPLAVAKVVAGPQRGFTAAFGPFIHHLNDTANRVVRRFGLEPAEELASARSPEELVALAQHSAALGALEADSAELFVRTLHLGELTAENVMTPRVDVKALEAHATAADAANLSHATGRSRFPVYRGTLDEVIGTVHIRDVLALEPERRAATPVTELATAPLLVPDSLPADRLLERMRAGRTMAVVIDEYGGTAGVATVEDIVEEVVGEVRDEHDPAETPDLVPVPAAGDAPPAWVADGSLRLDLLARTGLTAPDGPYETVAGLVATHLARIPAVGDAVTLDGWRLEVLGVDHHRAQRVRVTAPAPAAPDAPEAPGGATVPAPQAAPAARREPEAAR, from the coding sequence GTGACCGAGGTCCTGCTGCTCCTGCTGGCCCTCCTCCTCACACTCGCCTGCGCCGTCTTCGTCGCCGCCGAGTTCTCCCTGACCACCGTCGAGCGCGGTGACCTCGAACGCGCCGCCGAGTCCGGCGAGCGCGGCGCCGAGGGCGCGCTCAGGGCCGTCCGCGGGCTGACCCTCCAGCTCTCCGGCGCCCAGCTCGGCATCACCGTGACCTCCCTGGTCATCGGCATGCTCGCCGAACCGTCCCTCGCCGTCCTGCTCCGCGGCCCGCTGACCGCGCTCGGACTGGACGGCGCCGCGCCCACCGTCGCCACCGTGCTCGGCGTCGCCGTCTCCACCGTGGTGCTCATGGTCGTCGGCGAACTGGTCCCCAAGAACTGGGCGATCTCGCGCCCGCTGGCCGTCGCCAAGGTCGTCGCCGGCCCCCAGCGCGGCTTCACCGCCGCCTTCGGGCCCTTCATCCACCACCTCAACGACACGGCCAACCGCGTCGTACGCCGCTTCGGCCTCGAACCGGCCGAGGAACTGGCCTCCGCCCGCAGCCCCGAGGAACTGGTCGCCCTCGCCCAGCACTCGGCCGCCCTCGGCGCCCTGGAGGCCGACTCCGCCGAACTCTTCGTGCGGACCCTGCACCTGGGCGAACTGACCGCGGAGAACGTCATGACCCCGCGCGTGGACGTCAAGGCCCTGGAGGCCCACGCCACCGCCGCCGACGCCGCCAACCTCAGCCACGCCACCGGCCGCTCCCGCTTCCCCGTCTACCGGGGCACGCTGGACGAGGTCATCGGCACCGTCCACATCCGCGACGTCCTGGCGCTGGAGCCCGAGCGGCGCGCGGCCACCCCGGTCACCGAACTGGCCACCGCGCCGCTGCTGGTGCCCGACAGCCTGCCCGCCGACCGGCTCCTGGAGCGGATGCGGGCCGGCCGCACCATGGCCGTCGTCATCGACGAGTACGGCGGCACCGCCGGTGTGGCGACCGTCGAGGACATCGTCGAGGAGGTCGTCGGCGAGGTCCGCGACGAGCACGACCCCGCCGAGACCCCCGACCTCGTGCCCGTCCCCGCCGCCGGGGACGCCCCGCCGGCCTGGGTGGCCGACGGCTCGCTCCGCCTCGACCTGCTGGCCCGCACCGGCCTGACCGCGCCGGACGGCCCGTACGAGACCGTGGCCGGGCTGGTCGCCACCCACCTCGCCCGCATCCCCGCCGTGGGCGACGCCGTCACCCTGGACGGCTGGCGCCTGGAGGTCCTCGGCGTCGACCACCACCGCGCCCAGCGGGTCCGGGTCACCGCGCCCGCCCCGGCCGCGCCCGACGCCCCCGAGGCGCCGGGCGGCGCCACCGTGCCCGCCCCGCAGGCCGCACCCGCCGCCCGCCGCGAGCCGGAGGCGGCCCGATGA
- a CDS encoding sporulation protein — translation MVFKRLLGSLGVGGPTVDTVLDPVAVRPGGALSGRVHLVGGASDVEIEHVTLELVARVEAEHAGGEGEGVVAFDRHVVAGAFRLAAEERRELPFTLVLPWETPVTELYGQPLGIVLGVRTELAVAGARDKGDLDPLTVTPLPAQEAILEALGQLGFGFRSADLEYGRIGGTGQQLPFYQEIELSPAPRYAHQVEEIELTFLATPGGLEIVLEADKRGGLFSDGHDALSRFTVPHEEAAPQDWNALVDGWIRQLVEHRAAYGSHAVYGHEAGHGHDGGHAPRSGPGIGTAVAAGAAGLAVGVVGGMVAAEVIDEVGDFFEDDAGDGEDGE, via the coding sequence ATGGTGTTCAAACGGCTGCTCGGTTCGCTCGGCGTGGGCGGGCCCACGGTGGACACGGTCCTCGATCCGGTCGCGGTCCGGCCGGGCGGCGCGCTGTCGGGCCGGGTCCACCTGGTCGGCGGGGCGTCCGACGTCGAGATCGAGCACGTCACGCTGGAACTGGTGGCGCGGGTGGAGGCCGAGCACGCGGGCGGGGAGGGCGAGGGCGTGGTCGCCTTCGACCGGCACGTGGTCGCGGGCGCCTTCCGGCTGGCGGCGGAGGAGCGCCGCGAGCTGCCCTTCACGCTGGTGCTGCCCTGGGAGACGCCGGTGACCGAGCTGTACGGGCAGCCGCTCGGCATCGTGCTCGGCGTGCGCACCGAGCTGGCGGTGGCCGGCGCCCGCGACAAGGGCGACCTGGACCCGCTGACGGTGACGCCGCTGCCGGCCCAGGAGGCGATCCTGGAGGCCCTCGGCCAACTGGGCTTCGGCTTCCGCTCGGCGGACCTGGAGTACGGCCGGATCGGCGGCACGGGGCAGCAGCTCCCCTTCTACCAGGAGATCGAGCTGAGCCCGGCCCCGCGCTACGCCCACCAGGTCGAGGAGATCGAGCTGACCTTCCTCGCCACGCCCGGCGGGCTGGAGATCGTCCTGGAGGCGGACAAGCGCGGCGGCCTCTTCTCCGACGGGCACGACGCGCTCAGCCGCTTCACGGTCCCGCACGAGGAGGCCGCCCCGCAGGACTGGAACGCCCTGGTCGACGGCTGGATCCGCCAGCTCGTCGAGCACCGCGCCGCCTACGGTTCGCACGCGGTCTACGGCCACGAGGCGGGCCACGGCCACGACGGCGGGCACGCGCCCCGCTCCGGCCCCGGCATCGGCACCGCCGTCGCGGCGGGCGCGGCGGGGCTCGCGGTCGGCGTCGTGGGCGGGATGGTGGCCGCCGAGGTGATCGACGAGGTCGGCGACTTCTTCGAGGACGACGCCGGTGACGGCGAGGACGGCGAGTGA
- a CDS encoding TerB family tellurite resistance protein has translation MALWDRLKESASQMQNQLVAKKNDLKSGAFRDASMAMCALVAAADGSVDPSERQRVAQLIASNEVLQNFPADDLRRRFEGYLDKLTADFDFGKVSILQEIAKTKKKPAEARAVVQIGIVIGGADGDFDQTERAVVREACFALDLPPHEFDL, from the coding sequence ATGGCCCTCTGGGATCGCCTCAAGGAATCCGCATCGCAGATGCAGAACCAGCTCGTCGCGAAGAAGAACGACCTCAAGAGCGGCGCCTTCCGCGACGCGAGCATGGCGATGTGCGCGCTGGTCGCCGCCGCCGACGGCTCCGTCGACCCCTCGGAGCGCCAGCGGGTGGCGCAGCTCATCGCGAGCAACGAGGTGCTGCAGAACTTCCCGGCCGACGACCTGCGCCGCCGCTTCGAGGGTTATCTGGACAAGCTGACCGCCGACTTCGACTTCGGCAAGGTCAGCATCCTCCAGGAGATCGCCAAGACGAAGAAGAAGCCCGCCGAGGCGCGCGCGGTGGTGCAGATCGGCATCGTCATCGGCGGCGCCGACGGCGACTTCGACCAGACCGAGCGGGCCGTGGTGCGCGAGGCGTGCTTCGCGCTCGACCTGCCGCCGCACGAGTTCGACCTCTGA
- a CDS encoding twin-arginine translocase TatA/TatE family subunit, with protein MFGLSELAIILIVVIAVLAAKKLPELARSAGKSARILKSEARALKEEQGAPAAPAPAPAPAPAPAEPDGTAAPRVIQGEVVDRDERRPGAEPSRD; from the coding sequence GTGTTCGGACTGAGCGAACTCGCGATCATTCTCATCGTCGTCATCGCCGTGCTCGCCGCGAAGAAGCTCCCCGAGCTGGCCCGCTCGGCGGGCAAGTCGGCGCGCATCCTCAAGTCGGAGGCGCGCGCCCTCAAGGAGGAGCAGGGCGCTCCGGCGGCCCCGGCCCCGGCTCCGGCCCCGGCTCCGGCCCCGGCCGAGCCGGACGGCACGGCCGCGCCCCGGGTGATCCAGGGCGAGGTCGTCGACCGGGACGAGCGGCGCCCCGGCGCGGAGCCCTCCCGGGACTGA
- a CDS encoding DUF6479 family protein has translation MSTAMYVLQAAPDALAMTGAFVGGLVIVGALILAVRIGMRVMDQEPARPRSDEQPTLPPTGAVREEREMREPDEIPLTTDGSPRLMPYQLHHSGSRRGADQTRRRWLPGSSGAFGSGGPGHV, from the coding sequence ATGAGTACGGCGATGTATGTGCTGCAGGCCGCTCCCGACGCGCTCGCGATGACCGGGGCGTTCGTCGGTGGTCTGGTGATCGTGGGTGCGTTGATCCTGGCCGTGCGGATCGGCATGCGGGTCATGGACCAGGAGCCGGCCCGGCCGCGCTCCGACGAGCAGCCCACGCTCCCGCCCACCGGCGCCGTCCGCGAGGAACGCGAGATGCGGGAGCCCGACGAGATCCCGCTGACGACGGACGGGAGCCCACGGCTGATGCCGTACCAGCTCCACCACTCCGGCAGCAGACGGGGCGCCGACCAGACGCGGCGGCGCTGGCTGCCCGGGTCGAGCGGTGCCTTCGGCAGCGGCGGACCGGGACACGTGTGA
- a CDS encoding RNHCP domain-containing protein produces MSHPHDPRAATFACAWCGLAVSSVADDGVPRNHCPSCLHSRHVLDHVEGGPSDCEGRMPPLSIAVPRTGDWRVIHRCVRCDELTSSPVHADDNRLVLMRMAVRPLAQPPFPLEAFGDL; encoded by the coding sequence GTGTCCCACCCTCACGACCCCCGCGCCGCCACGTTCGCCTGCGCATGGTGCGGCCTGGCGGTGTCCTCCGTCGCCGACGACGGCGTCCCGCGCAACCACTGCCCCTCCTGCCTGCACTCCCGGCACGTCCTCGACCACGTCGAGGGCGGGCCCAGCGACTGCGAGGGCCGGATGCCGCCGCTCTCCATCGCCGTACCGCGCACGGGCGACTGGCGGGTCATCCACCGCTGCGTGCGCTGCGACGAGCTGACCTCCAGCCCCGTCCACGCCGACGACAACCGGCTCGTCCTGATGCGCATGGCCGTACGGCCCCTCGCCCAGCCCCCGTTCCCGCTCGAAGCCTTCGGCGACCTCTGA
- a CDS encoding RNHCP domain-containing protein — protein sequence MPRRARNPRRRAQAARRPQRPKDVLHGQGRHRTHAFRCVGCRLDVSPDAPGTTHRNHCPNCLASLHVDRRVPGDRAADCRGRMEALSMSVRPDGEWMIIHECRACGGLSANRIAGDDNPLVLIRLVLRPLRDTGLARSALRSL from the coding sequence ATGCCGAGACGAGCGAGGAACCCGCGCCGGCGTGCCCAGGCCGCCCGGCGTCCGCAGCGGCCCAAGGACGTCCTCCACGGCCAGGGACGGCACCGGACGCACGCCTTCCGCTGTGTGGGCTGCCGCCTGGACGTGTCCCCGGACGCGCCGGGCACCACCCACCGCAACCACTGCCCGAACTGCCTGGCCAGCCTGCACGTCGACCGCCGGGTGCCCGGCGACCGGGCGGCGGACTGCCGGGGCCGGATGGAGGCGCTGAGCATGTCGGTCCGGCCCGACGGCGAGTGGATGATCATCCACGAGTGCCGCGCGTGCGGTGGGCTGAGCGCCAACCGGATCGCCGGCGACGACAACCCGCTGGTCCTCATCCGCCTGGTGCTCAGGCCGCTGAGGGACACCGGCCTCGCCCGGAGCGCCCTGCGCTCCCTGTGA
- a CDS encoding thioredoxin family protein: MDIELLYFAGCPNWTVAQEHLTAALAAAGRSDLDVKLRAVETDEEAQAAHFPGSPTIHINGQDPFPAASDTYGLTCRVYSTPGGLAGVPTVDQLVQALTRTS; the protein is encoded by the coding sequence GTGGACATTGAGCTGCTTTACTTCGCGGGCTGCCCGAACTGGACCGTCGCTCAGGAGCACCTCACCGCGGCACTCGCCGCCGCAGGCCGCTCCGACCTGGACGTGAAGCTCCGCGCCGTCGAAACGGACGAGGAAGCCCAGGCAGCGCACTTCCCCGGCTCTCCCACGATTCACATCAACGGCCAGGATCCGTTCCCCGCCGCCTCCGATACATACGGTCTGACCTGCCGCGTCTACTCGACGCCGGGCGGCCTCGCAGGCGTGCCCACCGTCGATCAGCTCGTCCAGGCCCTCACCCGGACCTCCTGA
- a CDS encoding LAETG motif-containing sortase-dependent surface protein — MSIARRVTMRRLLGTGAVSLALCAASVAGASGAFAHGTPGGDGWNKGGSYKPGSGAGTATGEDRCQFSLDGTDFRDSVQVDDRSLRPTEDGKVHIRVRAARGAASCTASLSSFLAHGPTFATSGEQVFVDFDTATVEPGETGTLDIAVPDAGCFAQIDLYRGAVRFDGRIGADDGFEHGELPKGPDRPVIKDKLIAAWNGGTRDCTTPAGETTGAPAPGTPETPETPETPEPAPAAPSDTPESATPSAGAPSGTPAGTPSASASQPAAGPDVTAHGSGGNLAETGADSNTGPVAIGAAVLLIGGMAIVVATRRRDAARS, encoded by the coding sequence ATGTCGATAGCACGACGTGTCACCATGCGCCGCCTGCTGGGGACGGGCGCCGTGAGCCTCGCCCTGTGCGCCGCCTCCGTCGCCGGGGCCTCGGGCGCCTTCGCCCACGGCACGCCCGGCGGCGACGGCTGGAACAAGGGCGGCTCCTACAAGCCGGGCAGCGGCGCGGGGACGGCCACCGGGGAGGACCGCTGCCAGTTCTCGCTGGACGGCACCGACTTCCGCGACTCGGTCCAGGTCGACGACCGGAGCCTGCGGCCCACCGAGGACGGCAAGGTCCACATCCGGGTCCGCGCGGCCCGGGGCGCCGCTTCCTGCACCGCCTCGCTCTCCTCGTTCCTCGCCCACGGCCCGACCTTCGCCACCTCCGGCGAGCAGGTCTTCGTCGACTTCGACACGGCGACGGTCGAGCCGGGCGAGACCGGCACCCTGGACATCGCCGTGCCGGACGCGGGCTGCTTCGCCCAGATCGACCTGTACCGGGGCGCCGTCCGCTTCGACGGCAGGATCGGTGCGGACGACGGCTTCGAGCACGGCGAACTGCCCAAGGGCCCGGACCGCCCGGTCATCAAGGACAAGCTGATCGCGGCCTGGAACGGCGGCACCAGGGACTGCACGACCCCGGCCGGCGAGACGACCGGGGCGCCGGCCCCGGGCACCCCGGAGACCCCGGAGACCCCGGAGACCCCGGAGCCGGCGCCCGCCGCGCCGTCGGACACCCCCGAGAGCGCCACACCGTCGGCCGGGGCGCCTTCCGGGACCCCCGCCGGCACCCCGTCCGCCTCGGCCTCCCAGCCGGCCGCCGGCCCGGACGTCACCGCCCACGGGAGCGGCGGAAACCTCGCGGAGACCGGCGCCGACAGCAACACCGGCCCGGTCGCCATCGGCGCCGCCGTGCTGCTCATCGGCGGTATGGCGATCGTCGTCGCCACCCGGCGCCGCGACGCCGCCCGCTCCTGA